From the genome of Gammaproteobacteria bacterium, one region includes:
- a CDS encoding electron transfer flavoprotein subunit alpha/FixB family protein, translated as MSAPRRNRPTPRGSALSDDRRTRRDPRVEREHPEPMVLTETVSRVRRDPRALRVVGLLAPHERLRIDRSQPMTLVDAAAKVKARDITGALPAVIPVVIEDPSCGILAIPDVPDGRLSPHDRDALGAARGLADSCGGAVVALVFEPVEALGAAGADRVMRFDYVVKGYAPEMRAAAVLAAIESLKPRHVVFPDSPTGGGDLGRRVAGRLGEWPATHVRRSEEGAIVSRGDGGHSDFLHDAPRFVLVDPGAGGTFSEALREGRVLDAPLVAVDPRITDLGMLPVESDAVPLAEAEFIVSGGAGIRNWDSFHILAGALGASEGGSRVVCDAGSLPRERQIGASGTLVAPRCYLALGISGAPQHLQGIARAESVIAVNTDPYAEIMKRADLAIVGDAQAIMDTLLRLLAEVRDVA; from the coding sequence GTGAGCGCGCCACGCCGCAACCGGCCCACGCCGCGCGGATCAGCGCTTTCTGACGATAGGCGCACGCGTCGCGATCCGCGAGTCGAGCGCGAGCATCCAGAGCCGATGGTTCTAACGGAAACCGTCTCCCGCGTACGGCGCGATCCACGCGCGCTGCGCGTCGTGGGTCTGCTCGCGCCGCATGAGCGGTTGCGCATCGATCGCTCGCAGCCCATGACGCTGGTGGATGCGGCCGCGAAGGTGAAAGCACGCGACATTACCGGCGCGCTCCCGGCTGTCATCCCAGTCGTCATCGAAGATCCGTCGTGCGGGATTCTGGCGATACCTGATGTTCCGGACGGACGATTGAGCCCGCACGATCGCGACGCGCTGGGCGCGGCGCGCGGTCTTGCGGACTCGTGTGGCGGCGCGGTGGTCGCACTCGTGTTCGAGCCGGTCGAGGCGCTGGGCGCGGCGGGCGCCGACAGGGTGATGCGCTTCGATTACGTAGTGAAAGGTTACGCCCCCGAGATGCGTGCCGCCGCGGTGCTGGCCGCAATCGAATCACTAAAGCCGCGGCACGTTGTTTTTCCGGACAGTCCCACGGGTGGCGGCGATCTCGGCCGGCGGGTCGCGGGCAGGCTCGGCGAGTGGCCCGCGACGCACGTGCGGCGCAGCGAGGAAGGGGCAATCGTCAGCCGCGGCGACGGCGGGCACAGCGATTTCCTGCACGACGCCCCGCGGTTTGTGCTGGTCGACCCGGGCGCGGGCGGCACGTTTTCGGAGGCGCTTCGCGAGGGCCGCGTGCTGGATGCGCCGCTGGTTGCGGTCGATCCCAGGATCACCGATCTGGGCATGTTGCCGGTCGAATCCGACGCGGTGCCGCTGGCGGAAGCCGAATTCATCGTTAGCGGCGGCGCCGGTATCAGAAACTGGGATAGCTTTCATATACTCGCGGGCGCGTTGGGCGCCTCGGAGGGCGGCTCGCGCGTGGTCTGCGATGCGGGATCTTTGCCGCGCGAACGTCAGATTGGCGCCTCCGGCACTCTCGTTGCGCCGCGCTGTTACCTCGCGCTGGGCATCTCCGGCGCCCCGCAGCACCTGCAAGGCATCGCGCGGGCGGAATCGGTCATCGCCGTCAACACCGACCCGTATGCCGAGATCATGAAGCGCGCCGATCTTGCGATCGTTGGTGATGCGCAGGCGATTATGGACACACTGTTGCGGCTGCTGGCGGAGGTGCGCGATGTTGCTTGA